The following proteins are encoded in a genomic region of Rubrobacter xylanophilus DSM 9941:
- a CDS encoding SDR family oxidoreductase — protein sequence MGAGPRGRVAAVLDAASPWGEAAARRLAASGVRVVLGGRSRERLAALEGEIGGGRAVAVGVHPAKRHHLEHLVEAAVEEFGGLDLLLFAARASAPPLSRLDAGALERSVDVNFRGLVYALAAALPALRGRGGTFVYLCAGPEEPDPLYEAARAAAGSLLRAAGSELGGEGVRFCELVAGGGADGERAAGEVLRLLREPGGGGFLRRVCGAA from the coding sequence GTGGGGGCCGGGCCGCGCGGGCGGGTGGCGGCCGTGCTGGACGCGGCCTCTCCTTGGGGGGAGGCGGCGGCCCGCAGGCTCGCCGCCTCCGGCGTCCGCGTCGTGCTCGGGGGCCGCAGCCGCGAGCGGCTGGCGGCTCTGGAGGGCGAGATCGGCGGCGGGCGGGCGGTAGCGGTCGGCGTTCACCCCGCGAAGCGGCATCACCTCGAGCACCTGGTGGAGGCCGCGGTGGAGGAGTTCGGCGGGTTGGACCTCCTTTTGTTCGCGGCCCGGGCCTCCGCCCCGCCGCTCTCCCGGCTGGACGCCGGCGCTCTGGAGCGGTCGGTGGACGTGAACTTCAGGGGCCTCGTCTACGCCCTCGCGGCCGCGCTGCCGGCGCTGCGCGGCCGCGGCGGAACCTTCGTCTACCTCTGCGCCGGGCCGGAGGAGCCCGACCCGCTGTACGAGGCGGCGCGGGCGGCGGCCGGCAGCCTGCTGCGCGCCGCGGGGAGCGAGCTCGGCGGGGAGGGGGTGCGGTTCTGCGAGCTCGTCGCCGGCGGGGGAGCGGACGGGGAGCGGGCCGCCGGCGAGGTGCTCCGCCTGCTCCGCGAGCCCGGAGGCGGAGGTTTTCTTCGGCGGGTCTGCGGGGCCGCTTGA
- a CDS encoding bifunctional L-myo-inositol-1-phosphate cytidylyltransferase/CDP-L-myo-inositol myo-inositolphosphotransferase yields the protein MPDERTTGREGVGAAVLAAGFGERLRECGRPKPLARVAGLTLLERTVRTLRAGGLEGEIVVVVGHRGEEVAGHCKARGLPVRVVENPDYPRGNGTSVLAAMRFLPERFVVAMVDHIHTPESVRRLLRCEGDFVAAVDTRPVYADPGEATRVRLEGGRVVEFGKNLPRYDGLDAGLFLCSRPALERLREASGGERLSWNDLKRAWLASGGEVVACDLAGAPWTDVDTPQDLRLSEEMVLGWAASGNDGPVSRHINRRISRRITRRLLDTPLSPDQVSLLSFALAALGAGLLAAGRLRLGGALVQLASIVDGCDGELARARLESSPRGAVFDATLDRWADALIISGLALGAGTRLAAAAGYPALAGALLVSYTRARWEAALGRMPSRFTGLGATRDVRLAVLALGGLLGAPGAALLATGALGNAEALRRLLALKRGRS from the coding sequence ATGCCGGACGAGCGTACCACGGGGCGGGAGGGCGTAGGCGCGGCGGTGCTGGCCGCGGGGTTCGGGGAGCGGCTGCGGGAGTGCGGGCGCCCCAAGCCCCTCGCGCGGGTCGCCGGGCTCACGCTGCTGGAGCGCACGGTGCGGACGCTGCGGGCGGGGGGGCTGGAGGGCGAGATAGTCGTCGTGGTCGGCCACCGGGGGGAGGAGGTGGCCGGGCACTGCAAGGCGCGCGGGCTGCCGGTGCGGGTGGTCGAGAACCCGGACTACCCGCGGGGCAACGGCACCTCCGTGCTGGCGGCGATGCGGTTTCTGCCGGAGCGGTTCGTGGTGGCCATGGTGGACCACATCCACACCCCGGAGTCGGTGCGGCGGCTGCTGCGGTGCGAGGGGGACTTTGTGGCGGCGGTGGACACCCGGCCGGTGTACGCCGACCCCGGGGAGGCCACGCGGGTGCGGCTCGAGGGCGGCAGGGTGGTGGAGTTCGGGAAGAACCTGCCCCGGTACGACGGGCTGGACGCCGGGCTGTTCCTGTGCTCCCGCCCGGCGCTAGAGCGCCTGCGGGAGGCTTCCGGGGGGGAGAGGCTCTCCTGGAACGACCTCAAGCGGGCCTGGCTCGCCTCCGGAGGGGAGGTGGTGGCCTGCGACCTCGCCGGGGCGCCGTGGACCGACGTGGACACCCCGCAGGATCTGCGGCTCTCGGAGGAGATGGTGCTGGGGTGGGCCGCGAGCGGGAACGACGGCCCCGTCTCCCGCCACATCAACCGGCGGATCAGCCGCAGGATCACCCGCCGGCTCCTCGACACCCCGCTCTCGCCCGACCAGGTCAGCCTGCTGAGCTTCGCCCTGGCGGCGCTCGGGGCCGGCCTGCTGGCCGCCGGGCGCCTCAGGCTCGGGGGGGCGCTGGTGCAGCTCGCCTCCATCGTGGACGGCTGCGACGGTGAGCTGGCCCGCGCCCGGCTGGAGTCCTCCCCGCGGGGGGCCGTCTTCGACGCCACGCTCGACCGCTGGGCCGACGCGCTCATCATCTCCGGGCTGGCCCTGGGGGCCGGGACCCGCCTGGCGGCCGCCGCCGGCTACCCGGCGCTCGCCGGCGCCCTGCTCGTCTCCTACACCCGGGCCCGCTGGGAGGCCGCCCTCGGGCGGATGCCCTCCCGGTTCACCGGCCTCGGGGCGACCCGCGACGTCAGGCTCGCCGTGCTCGCCCTCGGGGGGCTGCTCGGGGCGCCGGGAGCGGCGCTTCTGGCCACCGGCGCCCTCGGCAACGCCGAGGCGCTGCGCCGCCTGCTCGCGCTCAAGAGGGGGCGGTCGTAG
- a CDS encoding nitrate reductase subunit alpha: MQYLARTERRSGGHGELSARDREWERAYRQRWQHDRVVRSTHGVNCTGSCSWKIYVKDGIITWETQQTDYPSNGPDMPEYEPRGCPRGASFSWYTYSPLRIKYPYVRGALLEAYREAKGRTGDPVEAWASVVEDPEKARRYKAARGKGGLERASWEEAAEIIAAAHVYTIKKYGPDRVVGFSPIPAMSMVSYSGGTRFLSLIGGVIPSFYDWYSDWPPASPQIWGDQTDVPESADWWNASYLMMWGSNVPITRTPDAHFMTEARYKGQKVVVVSPDYSDHTKFADHWLPVQPGTDGALAMAMGHVILKEFYVERQVPYFLEYAKKHTDLPMLVTLRERGGAWVPDRFLRATDLGDGSENAEWKTVLLDAAGGGPVVPNGSMGFKYGEEGEGRWNLELGATDPLLSLLGSHEELVEVELPRFDGAGEGAATLRRGVPARRLGGRLVTTVYDLLLAQYGVRREGLPGEWPGGYEDPEPYTPAWQQEITGVDAGRAARIGREFARNAERTGGRSMIIMGAGTNHWYHSDQIYRAMLALVLLCGCQGRNGGGWAHYVGQEKVRPITGWSTVAFALDWNRPPRHMAGTTLWYLATEQWRYEHMGADELAAPTGKGRLAGMHFADCVALSARLGWQPSYPTFDRNPLEIAEAAEREGVGVEEYVLRELREGRLRFACEDPGAPENFPRVLTLWRSNLLGSSGKGHEYFLKHLLGVPDAAVRNEETPEGLRPKEVVWRERAAEGKLDLLTTLDFRKNGSSIYSDIVLPAATWYEKHDLSSTDLHPFVHPFNPAITPPWEAKSDWEIFKLIARVFSGLAREHLGVRKDVVAAPLLHDTPDEISQPFGEVRDWKKGECEPVPGRTMPKLVTVERDYGAVAEKMTALGPLVEELGVGVKGVSWRPVPEVEEMRTKNGAVRGGPAAGRPVMERDDQVCEAILALSGTTNGRLAVEGFRALERRTGRRLADLAEERGDDRITFPDITAQPRKVIASPEWSGTESRRRRYSPFTINVDRRIPWRTLTGRQQFYVDHEWMLEYGEGLPVYRLPLNLRPHLRSIGDGEAEVVVRYLTPHSKWSIHSEYQDNLHMLILFRGGPVIWMSVEDARSIGVRDNDWVEVYNAHGVIATRAVVSHRIPQGTAIMYHAQDRHVNVPISELSGTRGGTDNSTTKIVVKPTHMIGGYAQFSFALNYYGPAGSQRDELTIIRKRRREVAY; encoded by the coding sequence ATGCAGTACCTGGCGCGGACCGAGCGGCGTTCCGGGGGGCACGGGGAGCTCAGCGCCCGCGACAGGGAGTGGGAGCGGGCCTACCGACAGCGGTGGCAGCACGACCGGGTCGTGCGCTCCACCCACGGCGTCAACTGCACCGGGTCGTGCTCGTGGAAGATCTACGTCAAGGACGGGATCATCACCTGGGAGACCCAGCAGACCGACTACCCCTCCAACGGCCCGGACATGCCCGAGTACGAGCCGCGGGGCTGCCCGCGGGGGGCCTCGTTCTCCTGGTACACCTACTCGCCCCTGAGGATCAAGTACCCCTACGTGCGCGGGGCGCTGCTCGAGGCGTACCGCGAGGCCAAGGGGAGGACCGGGGACCCCGTGGAGGCCTGGGCGAGCGTGGTCGAGGACCCGGAGAAGGCGCGCCGCTACAAGGCGGCCAGGGGCAAGGGCGGCCTCGAGCGGGCCTCTTGGGAGGAGGCCGCGGAGATCATCGCCGCGGCCCACGTCTACACCATAAAGAAGTACGGACCGGACCGGGTGGTGGGCTTCTCCCCGATCCCGGCGATGAGCATGGTCAGCTACTCCGGCGGGACGCGCTTTCTCTCGCTCATCGGGGGGGTCATCCCCAGCTTCTACGACTGGTACTCGGACTGGCCGCCGGCCTCCCCCCAGATCTGGGGCGACCAGACCGACGTGCCCGAGTCCGCCGACTGGTGGAACGCCTCCTACCTCATGATGTGGGGTTCAAACGTCCCCATCACCCGCACCCCGGACGCCCACTTCATGACCGAGGCCCGCTACAAGGGCCAGAAGGTGGTGGTCGTAAGCCCCGACTACTCGGACCACACCAAGTTCGCCGACCACTGGCTTCCGGTCCAGCCCGGCACGGACGGGGCGCTCGCGATGGCGATGGGGCACGTGATCCTGAAGGAGTTCTACGTCGAGCGGCAGGTCCCCTACTTTCTGGAGTACGCCAAGAAGCACACCGACCTGCCGATGCTCGTGACGCTCCGGGAGCGCGGGGGGGCCTGGGTGCCCGACCGCTTCCTGCGCGCAACCGACCTCGGCGACGGGTCTGAGAACGCCGAGTGGAAGACCGTCCTCCTGGACGCGGCGGGCGGCGGGCCCGTGGTGCCCAACGGGTCGATGGGCTTCAAGTACGGCGAGGAGGGGGAGGGGAGGTGGAACCTCGAGCTCGGCGCAACCGACCCCCTGCTCTCCCTGCTCGGCTCCCACGAGGAGCTGGTCGAGGTCGAGCTGCCGCGCTTCGACGGCGCCGGGGAGGGCGCGGCCACGCTGCGCCGGGGCGTGCCCGCCCGTCGCCTGGGCGGGCGCCTCGTCACCACCGTCTACGACCTCCTGCTCGCCCAGTACGGGGTGCGCCGCGAGGGCCTGCCCGGGGAGTGGCCCGGAGGCTACGAAGACCCCGAGCCCTACACCCCCGCGTGGCAGCAGGAGATCACCGGGGTCGATGCCGGGAGGGCCGCCCGCATCGGGCGCGAGTTCGCCCGCAACGCCGAGCGCACCGGCGGGCGCTCGATGATCATCATGGGGGCGGGCACCAACCACTGGTACCACTCCGACCAGATATACAGGGCCATGCTCGCGCTCGTGCTCCTGTGCGGCTGCCAGGGCAGGAACGGGGGCGGCTGGGCGCACTACGTCGGTCAGGAGAAGGTGCGGCCCATAACCGGCTGGTCCACCGTGGCCTTCGCGCTGGACTGGAACCGCCCGCCGCGGCACATGGCCGGGACCACCCTCTGGTATCTCGCGACCGAGCAGTGGCGCTACGAGCACATGGGGGCGGACGAGCTCGCCGCCCCGACCGGGAAGGGGCGGCTCGCGGGGATGCACTTCGCCGACTGCGTGGCGCTCTCCGCCCGGCTGGGCTGGCAGCCCTCCTACCCCACCTTCGACCGCAACCCCCTCGAGATAGCCGAGGCGGCGGAGCGGGAGGGCGTCGGCGTCGAGGAGTACGTGCTGCGGGAGCTCCGGGAGGGGCGCCTCCGCTTCGCCTGCGAGGACCCGGGCGCGCCGGAGAACTTCCCGCGCGTCCTGACCCTGTGGCGCTCCAACCTGCTCGGCTCCTCCGGCAAGGGGCACGAGTACTTCCTCAAGCACCTGCTCGGCGTCCCCGACGCGGCGGTGCGCAACGAAGAGACCCCGGAGGGGCTGCGCCCGAAGGAGGTCGTGTGGCGCGAGCGGGCGGCGGAGGGCAAGCTCGACCTGCTCACCACGCTGGACTTCCGCAAGAACGGCTCCTCCATCTACTCGGACATCGTGCTCCCGGCCGCCACGTGGTACGAGAAGCACGACCTCTCCTCGACGGATCTGCACCCCTTCGTGCACCCCTTCAACCCCGCCATCACGCCGCCTTGGGAGGCGAAGAGCGACTGGGAGATCTTCAAGCTCATCGCCCGGGTCTTCTCCGGGCTCGCGAGAGAGCACCTCGGCGTCAGGAAGGACGTCGTCGCCGCGCCGCTGCTGCACGACACGCCGGACGAGATCTCCCAGCCCTTCGGCGAGGTGCGCGACTGGAAGAAGGGCGAGTGCGAGCCCGTCCCGGGCAGGACGATGCCCAAGCTCGTCACCGTCGAGCGCGACTACGGCGCGGTCGCCGAGAAGATGACCGCGCTCGGGCCGCTCGTCGAGGAGCTCGGCGTCGGGGTCAAGGGGGTCTCCTGGAGGCCCGTCCCCGAGGTGGAGGAGATGAGGACCAAGAACGGCGCCGTGCGCGGGGGGCCCGCGGCCGGCCGGCCCGTGATGGAGCGCGACGACCAGGTCTGCGAGGCCATCCTCGCCCTCTCGGGCACCACCAACGGGCGCCTCGCCGTAGAGGGTTTCAGGGCGCTCGAGCGGCGCACCGGCCGGCGGCTCGCCGACCTCGCCGAGGAGCGGGGGGACGACAGGATCACCTTCCCCGACATAACCGCCCAGCCCCGCAAGGTCATCGCCTCGCCCGAGTGGTCCGGGACCGAGAGCCGCAGGCGGCGCTACTCGCCGTTCACCATCAACGTCGACCGCCGGATACCCTGGCGCACCCTGACCGGGCGCCAGCAGTTCTACGTGGACCATGAGTGGATGCTCGAGTACGGCGAGGGGCTCCCCGTCTACCGGCTGCCCCTCAACCTCAGGCCCCACCTCCGCTCCATCGGCGACGGGGAGGCCGAGGTGGTCGTCCGCTACCTCACGCCGCACTCCAAGTGGTCCATCCACTCCGAGTACCAGGACAACCTGCACATGCTCATCCTCTTCAGGGGCGGGCCCGTGATCTGGATGAGCGTCGAGGACGCCCGGAGCATCGGCGTCCGCGACAACGACTGGGTGGAGGTCTACAACGCCCACGGGGTCATCGCGACGCGGGCGGTCGTCAGCCACCGCATCCCGCAGGGGACCGCGATCATGTACCACGCCCAGGACCGGCACGTCAACGTGCCCATAAGCGAGCTCTCCGGCACCCGCGGCGGGACGGACAACTCCACCACCAAGATCGTCGTCAAGCCCACCCACATGATCGGGGGCTACGCCCAGTTCTCGTTCGCCCTCAACTACTACGGCCCCGCCGGGTCGCAGCGCGACGAGCTGACCATCATCCGCAAGCGCCGGAGGGAGGTGGCCTACTGA
- the narJ gene encoding nitrate reductase molybdenum cofactor assembly chaperone produces MVLKLLSLLLRYPDDEVVAAGGEIARAARELPPSGARESILRFLDGWLVTPPGEARSRYVETFDFRGKSCLYLTYFRFGDQRARGAALADLKELYAEAGYELRTSELPDYLPLVLEFAAARPDLGLPLIAGYRSGLEVVRKALAQSGSPYALLIEALLSLLPRPEERDLEEARRLVAHGPPRETVGLEPYGPEMPPARVAYGRQR; encoded by the coding sequence ATGGTCCTGAAGCTCCTCTCTCTGCTGCTGCGCTACCCGGACGACGAGGTCGTCGCCGCCGGGGGTGAGATAGCCCGCGCGGCCCGCGAGCTGCCCCCCTCCGGGGCCAGGGAGAGTATCCTCCGCTTTCTCGACGGCTGGCTCGTTACGCCGCCCGGCGAGGCGCGCTCCCGGTACGTCGAGACCTTCGACTTCCGGGGCAAGAGCTGCCTCTACCTGACCTACTTCCGTTTCGGGGACCAGCGCGCCCGCGGGGCGGCCCTGGCCGACCTGAAGGAGCTCTACGCGGAGGCCGGGTACGAGCTCAGGACCTCCGAGCTGCCCGACTACCTGCCGCTAGTGCTGGAGTTCGCCGCGGCGCGCCCGGACCTGGGGCTGCCGCTCATAGCCGGGTACCGGAGCGGGCTCGAGGTGGTGCGCAAGGCGCTCGCGCAGTCCGGAAGCCCCTACGCCCTCCTGATCGAGGCCCTGCTCTCGCTGCTGCCGCGCCCGGAGGAGCGGGATCTCGAGGAGGCCCGGCGGCTCGTCGCCCACGGGCCGCCGCGCGAGACGGTGGGCCTCGAGCCCTACGGCCCCGAGATGCCGCCGGCGCGGGTCGCGTACGGGAGGCAGCGATGA
- the narH gene encoding nitrate reductase subunit beta: protein MLVKAQIGMVMNLDKCIGCHTCSVTCKTTWTNRDGAEYMWFNDVETKPGVGYPKEWENQEKWRGGWELRDGRLRLKAGGKLRKLASIFYNPDLPAIEDYYEPWTYDYDTLTSSRPSRHQPVARPHSTLSGDPLDLEWGPNWEDDLAGAPETAPRDPNITEDLQERIRMEYEKVFMMYLPRICEHCLNPSCVASCPSGAMYKRDEDGIVLVDQEQCRGWRYCVSGCPYKKVYFNHNTGKAEKCTLCYPRIENGEPTICSETCVGRIRYIGLLLYDADRVEEVASTPDEKDLLEAQRSIFLDPNDPEVAEQARFDGVPDDWIEAARRSPLYRLVIDWGVALPLHPEYRTLPMVWYIPPLSPVMGLVEDGEPDPDKVFPAIDEMRIPARYLANMLTAGDEEEIRRVLRRLAAMRAYMRELDVAGEEDPELAREAGMSHPEILEMYRLLAIADYDERYVIPKAHREVAARLDAQQGACGLDFAGGPGGCGAVGASSGRNEAFYSMKEELERRASALGGAPTPVRLFRSRADFEAFHLRAGEA, encoded by the coding sequence ATGCTGGTGAAGGCCCAGATCGGGATGGTCATGAACCTGGACAAGTGCATCGGCTGCCACACCTGCTCGGTCACCTGCAAGACCACCTGGACCAACCGCGACGGCGCCGAGTACATGTGGTTCAACGACGTGGAGACCAAGCCCGGCGTCGGCTACCCGAAGGAGTGGGAGAACCAGGAGAAGTGGCGCGGCGGCTGGGAGCTGAGGGACGGCAGGCTGCGCCTGAAGGCCGGGGGGAAGCTGCGCAAGCTCGCGAGCATCTTCTACAACCCCGACCTCCCGGCCATCGAGGACTACTACGAGCCCTGGACCTACGACTACGACACCCTCACCAGCTCGCGCCCCTCCCGGCACCAGCCGGTCGCCAGGCCGCACTCCACCCTCTCCGGGGACCCTCTTGACCTCGAGTGGGGCCCCAACTGGGAGGACGACCTCGCCGGCGCCCCCGAGACCGCCCCGCGCGACCCCAACATCACCGAGGATCTGCAGGAGCGGATACGCATGGAGTACGAGAAGGTCTTCATGATGTATCTGCCCAGGATCTGCGAGCACTGCCTGAACCCCTCGTGCGTCGCGTCCTGCCCCTCGGGGGCCATGTACAAGCGCGACGAGGACGGCATCGTGCTGGTGGACCAGGAGCAGTGCCGCGGCTGGCGCTACTGCGTCTCGGGCTGCCCCTACAAGAAGGTCTACTTCAACCACAACACCGGCAAGGCCGAGAAGTGCACGCTGTGCTACCCGCGCATCGAGAACGGCGAGCCCACCATCTGCTCCGAGACCTGCGTGGGGCGCATCCGCTACATCGGCCTCCTGCTCTACGACGCAGACCGGGTGGAGGAGGTGGCCTCGACCCCGGACGAGAAGGACCTGCTCGAGGCCCAGCGTTCGATCTTCCTCGACCCCAACGACCCCGAGGTGGCCGAGCAAGCCCGATTCGACGGGGTGCCGGACGACTGGATCGAGGCCGCGAGGCGCTCGCCGCTGTACAGGCTGGTGATCGACTGGGGGGTGGCGCTGCCGCTGCACCCCGAGTACCGGACGCTGCCGATGGTCTGGTACATCCCGCCGCTCTCGCCGGTGATGGGGCTCGTCGAGGACGGCGAGCCGGACCCGGACAAGGTCTTCCCGGCCATAGACGAGATGCGCATACCGGCCAGGTACCTGGCGAACATGCTCACCGCCGGCGACGAGGAGGAGATCCGGCGGGTCCTCAGGCGCCTGGCGGCCATGCGCGCCTACATGCGCGAGCTGGACGTGGCCGGGGAGGAGGACCCCGAGCTGGCGCGCGAGGCCGGCATGTCCCACCCGGAGATCCTGGAGATGTACCGCCTTCTGGCCATCGCCGACTACGACGAGCGCTACGTGATCCCGAAGGCGCACCGCGAGGTCGCTGCCCGCCTCGACGCCCAGCAGGGCGCCTGCGGCCTGGACTTCGCCGGCGGCCCGGGAGGCTGCGGCGCGGTCGGGGCCTCCTCGGGGCGCAACGAGGCCTTCTACAGCATGAAGGAGGAGCTGGAGAGGAGGGCCAGCGCGCTCGGCGGCGCGCCCACGCCCGTGCGGCTCTTCAGGAGCCGGGCGGACTTCGAGGCCTTCCACCTGCGGGCGGGGGAGGCGTGA
- the narI gene encoding respiratory nitrate reductase subunit gamma — translation MSLWDQFLWVVFPYLCLASFVIGHVFRYRYDQYGWTSESSELLERRLLAWGAMLFHWGLLFVFIGHVMGLLVPVGFYRSIGVSDHAYHLLSLWAGSAVGAVALVGILLLNLRRWFVPRLRRRTSAMKFAVDALLLVVIVLGMAATVGYRVYVSQYELPAEFEYRETIGPWFRSLFYFAPRPELMVEVPLIFQLHTLAAFLLFGLWPYSSLVHAWSVPLGYLRRGYVQYRSRNPRLSLNRERARRGAAAKASGAGRDRRAG, via the coding sequence ATGAGCCTCTGGGACCAGTTCCTCTGGGTGGTCTTCCCCTACCTCTGCCTGGCGAGCTTCGTCATCGGGCACGTCTTCCGCTACCGCTACGACCAGTACGGCTGGACCTCGGAGTCCAGCGAGCTTCTGGAGCGCAGGCTCCTGGCGTGGGGGGCGATGCTGTTCCACTGGGGGCTTCTGTTCGTGTTTATCGGGCACGTGATGGGGCTGCTGGTCCCCGTGGGGTTCTACCGCTCCATAGGGGTCTCGGACCACGCCTACCACCTGCTTTCGCTGTGGGCCGGCTCGGCGGTCGGGGCGGTGGCGCTGGTGGGGATACTGCTCCTGAACCTCAGGCGCTGGTTCGTCCCCCGGCTCCGGCGGCGCACCTCGGCCATGAAGTTCGCCGTGGACGCGCTGCTTCTGGTGGTGATAGTGCTCGGCATGGCGGCCACCGTGGGCTACCGGGTCTACGTGAGCCAGTACGAGCTGCCGGCGGAGTTCGAGTACCGGGAGACCATAGGGCCCTGGTTCCGCAGCCTCTTCTACTTCGCCCCCCGGCCCGAGCTGATGGTGGAGGTGCCCCTGATCTTCCAGCTGCACACCCTCGCGGCTTTCCTGCTGTTCGGGCTGTGGCCTTACTCCAGCCTGGTGCACGCCTGGAGCGTCCCGCTGGGGTACCTGCGGCGCGGGTACGTGCAGTACCGGAGCCGCAACCCCCGCCTGAGCCTGAACCGCGAGAGGGCGCGCCGCGGCGCGGCGGCCAAGGCTTCCGGCGCAGGCCGGGACCGGCGCGCGGGGTGA
- a CDS encoding NUDIX hydrolase — MTRGLASHLRSMDPARRALLLRRAASRPLENWREVYESVSPVDLKTGERRPRVPPPGSRPRRAAVLMPVLMDRDGPRLVYTVRRDHLPDHAGQISFPGGGVEPQDGSPEETALREAQEEIALDPSLVEIAGRLEELYIHVSNFLVTPFVGLLPAGTELVLAPDEVEKIFAVPLEELLSPGTFRLAVRDLGGARVGVPVFSAAGHDIWGATAAMTAGLLARLGWEGYRNPAR; from the coding sequence GTGACCCGCGGGCTGGCCTCACACCTCAGGAGCATGGACCCCGCACGCCGGGCGCTGCTCTTGCGCCGGGCGGCCTCCCGGCCCCTGGAGAACTGGCGCGAGGTCTACGAGAGCGTCTCGCCGGTGGACCTGAAGACGGGCGAGCGGCGCCCCCGCGTCCCTCCCCCCGGCTCCCGGCCCCGCCGGGCCGCCGTCCTGATGCCGGTGCTCATGGACCGGGACGGACCCCGCCTGGTGTACACCGTGCGCCGCGACCACCTGCCGGACCACGCGGGCCAGATCTCCTTCCCCGGCGGCGGCGTGGAGCCGCAGGACGGCTCGCCGGAGGAGACCGCCCTGCGCGAGGCGCAGGAGGAGATAGCGCTCGACCCCTCCCTGGTGGAGATCGCCGGTCGCCTGGAGGAGCTCTACATCCACGTCTCGAACTTTCTGGTGACCCCCTTCGTGGGGCTCCTTCCGGCGGGCACCGAGCTGGTCCTCGCCCCGGACGAGGTGGAGAAGATCTTCGCCGTACCCCTCGAGGAGCTGCTCTCCCCGGGAACCTTCCGCCTCGCGGTCCGCGACCTCGGCGGCGCGAGGGTGGGGGTCCCCGTCTTCTCCGCCGCCGGCCACGATATCTGGGGGGCCACCGCCGCCATGACCGCGGGCCTCCTGGCCCGGCTGGGCTGGGAGGGCTACCGCAACCCCGCCCGCTAG
- a CDS encoding mechanosensitive ion channel family protein, translated as MELSELAFPFGIVVGAVLLGFVFELVVLRKLRELAASTTFRGDDLVIGAVKGVTTLWFGIAGVYLALVRLPLAPAVASLLRDLLLAALILSGVIVLARIAARLVGFYAGRIQGMPSSSLLTNLARITVLVLGVLVILQSLGIAIGPLIAALGVGGLAVALAMQETLSNLFSGVMIIASRQLRPGDFVRLDSGEEGYVEDVNWRNTTIRSLPNNMIIVPNARLAQSIVTNYYQPERKMSVVVPVGVSYESDLSHVEEVTIGVANEVMTEIEGGVPEFEPFIRYNNFGSYSIDFSVIMQTREVVEQYRIKHEFIKRLHRRYGEEGIEIPYPVMTNIHVGEDAPARR; from the coding sequence GTGGAGCTCTCGGAGCTGGCCTTCCCCTTCGGCATCGTGGTGGGGGCGGTGCTCCTGGGGTTCGTCTTCGAGCTGGTCGTCCTGAGAAAGCTGCGGGAGCTCGCCGCCTCGACCACCTTCCGGGGCGACGACCTGGTGATCGGGGCGGTCAAGGGCGTGACGACCCTGTGGTTCGGGATAGCCGGGGTCTACCTGGCGCTCGTAAGGCTCCCGCTGGCCCCGGCGGTGGCCTCCCTGCTCAGGGATCTTTTGCTCGCGGCGCTCATCCTCTCCGGCGTCATAGTGCTGGCCCGGATAGCCGCGAGGCTCGTCGGCTTCTACGCCGGCCGGATACAGGGGATGCCCTCCTCCTCGCTGCTGACCAACCTGGCCAGGATCACCGTGCTGGTGCTCGGGGTGCTCGTGATCCTGCAGTCGCTCGGGATAGCGATCGGGCCGCTCATCGCGGCCCTCGGGGTCGGGGGGCTGGCGGTGGCCCTGGCGATGCAGGAGACGCTCTCCAACCTCTTCAGCGGGGTGATGATCATCGCCTCCCGCCAGCTGCGGCCCGGGGACTTCGTCCGGCTGGACTCCGGCGAGGAGGGCTACGTGGAGGACGTGAACTGGCGCAACACCACCATCCGCTCGCTGCCGAACAACATGATCATCGTCCCCAACGCGCGCCTCGCCCAGTCCATCGTGACGAACTACTACCAGCCGGAGCGCAAGATGTCGGTGGTGGTCCCGGTGGGGGTGAGCTACGAGAGCGACCTCTCCCACGTGGAGGAGGTGACCATCGGTGTGGCCAACGAGGTTATGACCGAGATCGAGGGCGGCGTCCCGGAGTTCGAACCTTTTATCCGGTACAACAACTTCGGCTCCTACAGCATCGACTTCTCGGTGATCATGCAGACCCGGGAGGTGGTGGAGCAGTACCGGATCAAGCACGAGTTCATAAAGCGCCTCCACCGCCGCTACGGGGAGGAGGGGATAGAGATCCCCTACCCGGTCATGACGAACATCCACGTGGGGGAGGACGCCCCGGCCCGCCGCTGA